Proteins encoded in a region of the Quercus lobata isolate SW786 chromosome 8, ValleyOak3.0 Primary Assembly, whole genome shotgun sequence genome:
- the LOC115955937 gene encoding endoribonuclease Dicer homolog 1, translated as MENEGKGLGGEDVRAPSYWLDAYEDIPCDFADFDADTSIVPDSAVDNISHNDFFGGIEHILDSIKNGSGLPLPQVSGTNTNANGNSTLIGNGILDCPIGDGWFQNENGISGVSVSKVQAEGEEKGSIVQSKEVVENGNGDCKHYEADNGNGEQGLVHSLREDGVQKVENRGGEWSRERGSIDSEERCSKRAKLGNYKNDRPYSSRGQWQHHNKDRERGSSRKRSQRDWDDGDRRDRDNGRRREHYNSNRRDGRDRDWRDREAKGFWERDRTGSNELVFRIGTWEAERNKEGKVANDKNQECNGKDEVKPEEPKEKIPEEHARQYQLDVLEQAKNTNTIAFLETGAGKTLIAVLLLKSICNDLQRQNKKMLAVFLVPKVPLVYQQAEVIRERTGFQVGHYCGEMGQDFWDARRWQREFETKQVLVMTAQILLNILRHSIIKMEAINLLILDECHHAVKKHPYSLVMSEFYHTTQKEKRPSVFGMTASPVNLKGVSSQVDCAIKIRNLESKLDSIVCTIKDRKELEKHVPMPSEVVVEYDKAASLWSLHEQIKQMEAEVEEAAKSSCRRSKWQFMGARDAGAKEELRQVYGVSERTECDGAANLIQKLRAINYALGELGQWCAYKVAQSFLTALQNDERANYQLDVKFQESYLNKVVSLLQCQLSEGPVSDKDTKAEDLESGVAQNGTDADEIEEGELPDSHVVSGGEHVDVIIGAAVADGKVTPKVQSLIKILLKYQQTEDFRAIIFVERVVSALVLPKVFAELPSLSFIKCASLIGHNNSHEMRTCQMQDTIAKFRDGRVTLLVATSVAEEGLDIRQCNVVIRFDLAKTVLAYIQSRGRARKPGSDYILMVERGNLSHEAFLRNARNSEEILRKEAIERTDLSHIKDISRLISVDSSPGTVYQVESTGAVVSLNSSVGLVHFYCSQLPSDRYSILRPEFIMEKHEKPGGPTEYSCKLQLPCNAPFEKLEGPVCSSMRLAQQAVCLAACKKLHEMGAFTDMLLPDKGSGEEREKVDQNDEGDPLPGTARHREFYPEGVADVLKGEWILSGRDVCNDSNLLHLNMYAVQCENFGSSKDPFLTQVSDFAVLFGNGLDAEVLSMSMDLFIARTMTTKASLVLKGSIDMTESQLASLKSFHVRLMSIVLDVDVEPSTTPWDPAKAYLFVPVVSDKSVDPMRVIDWDLIEKIINTKAWNNPLQRARPDVYLGTNERTLGGDRREYGFGKLRHGMAFGQKSHPTYGIRGAVAQFDVVKASGLVPSWEDVELPKHADLTKGKLMMADGCMSAEDLVGRILTAAHSGKRFYVDSVRYEMTAENSFPRKEGYLGPLEYSSYADYYKQKYGVELMYKHQPLIRGRGVSYCKNLLSPRFEHKEGHEGETEENLDKTYYVFLPPELCLVHPLPGSLVRGAQRLPSIMRRVESMLLAVQLKDIINYPVPASKILEALTAASCQETFCYERAELLGDAYLKWVVSRFLFLRYPQKHEGQLTRMRQQKVSNMVLYQFALVKGLQSYIQADRFAPSRWAAPGVLPVFDEDTKDGESSLFDQDGSLTETERGVDQCIDGYENDEMEDGELEGDSSSYRVLSSKTLADVVEALIGVYYVEGGKIAANHLMKWIGIQVEFDADEMECMSRPSNVPESILRSINFDSLEGALNIKFNDKGLLVEAITHASRPSSGVACYQRLEFVGDAVLDHLITRHLFFTYTDLPPGRLTDLRAAAVNNENFARVAVKHNLHVHLRHGSSALEKQIRDFVKEVQDELLKPGFNSFGLSDCKAPKVLGDIVESIAGAIFLDSGRETSVVWKVFQPLLHPMVTPETLPMHPVRELQERCQQQAEGLEYKASRSGNVATVEVFIDGVPIGIAQNPQKKMAQKLAARNALAALKEKETAEAKENDDENGKKKKNGSQTFTRQTLNDICLRRNWPMPFYRCVNEGGPAHAKRFTFAVRVNTTDRGWTDECVGDPMPSVKKAKDSAAVLLLELINRLYS; from the exons ATGGAGAATGAAGGTAAGGGATTAGGGGGTGAGGATGTGAGGGCACCGTCTTACTGGCTGGATGCCTATGAGGACATACCTTGTGATTTCGCCGATTTCGACGCTGATACTTCTATTGTTCCTGATTCCGCCGTGGATAATATTTCCCACAATGATTTCTTTGGTGGAATTGAACACATCCTTGATAGTATCAAGAATGGTAGTGGCCTCCCTCTCCCTCAGGTCTCTGGTACTAATACTAATGCTAATGGTAATTCCACTCTCATTGGGAATGGAATTCTGGATTGTCCTATTGGGGATGGCTGGTTCCAGAATGAGAATGGGATATCTGGGGTGTCCGTGTCCAAGGTTCAAGCTGAGGGGGAGGAGAAGGGCTCAATTGTGCAATCCAAAGAAGTGGTGGAGAATGGGAATGGAGATTGTAAGCATTACGAAGCTGATAATGGGAATGGAGAGCAGGGATTGGTCCATTCCCTCAGGGAAGATGGAGTGCAAAAGGTTGAGAATAGAGGTGGTGAGTGGTCGAGGGAGCGGGGGAGTATTGATAGTGAGGAGAGATGTAGCAAAAGGGCTAAGCTTGGTAACTATAAGAATGACAGGCCTTATTCGAGTAGAGGGCAGTGGCAGCATCACAACAAGGATAGGGAGAGAGGTTCTAGTAGGAAGAGGTCGCAGCGTGATTGGGATGACGGTGATAGGAGGGATAGGGATAATGGTAGGAGGAGAGAACATTATAATAGTAATAGGAGAGATGGTAGAGATAGGGATTGGAGGGATAGGGAGGCAAAGGGTTTTTGGGAGAGGGATAGGACAGGGTCGAATGAGTTAGTTTTTCGCATAGGTACTTGGGAAGCTGAGCGTAACAAAGAGGGGAAGGTGGCTAATGACAAAAACCAGGAATGTAATGGAAAGGATGAGGTGAAACCTGAGGAGCCTAAGGAGAAAATCCCTGAAGAACATGCTCGACAGTATCAATTGGATGTTCTTGAACAGGCAAAGAACACAAATACAATAGCTTTTCTCGAAACAGGGGCTGGGAAGACACTCATTGCTGTTCTCCTTCTCAAAAGTATCTGCAACGACTTACAAAGGCAGAATAAGAAAATGCTTGCTGTgtttttagttcctaaagtgcCACTAGTTTATCAG CAAGCTGAAGTTATTCGTGAGCGAACTGGTTTTCAAGTGGGCCATTATTGTGGTGAAATGGGTCAAGATTTCTGGGATGCTCGAAGATGGCAGCGTGAGTTTGAAACAAAACAG GTTTTGGTGATGACAGCTCAAATTCTGTTGAACATTCTGAGACACagtataataaaaatggaagCAATTAATCTCCTTATTCTGGATGAGTGTCATCATGCTGTGAAGAAACATCCATATTCTTTAGTGATGTCTGAGTTCTATCATACAACACAAAAGGAGAAGAGGCCATCTGTATTTGGAATGACTGCTTCTCCTGTTAACTTAAAGG GTGTCTCCAGCCAAGTAGATTGTGCAATAAAGATTCGTAATCTTGAAAGTAAACTAGATTCCATAGTTTGTACCATTAAAGACCGTAAAGAGCTTGAGAAACATGTGCCAATGCCCTCAGAAGTTGTGGTGGAGTATGACAAAGCAGCTAGCTTATGGTCCCTACATGAACAGATAAAACAAATGGAAGCTGAAGTTGAAGAAGCTGCAAAATCGAGTTGTAGACGAAGTAAATGGCAGTTTATGGGCGCTAGAGATGCCGGGGCCAAGGAGGAGTTGCGCCAAGTCTATGGTGTTTCTGAAAGGACAGAATGTGATGGGGCTGCTAATTTAATTCAAAAGTTGAGGGCTATAAACTATGCACTTGGTGAACTGGGTCAGTGGTGCGCTTATAAG GTTGCACAATCTTTTTTGACTGCTTTACAAAATGATGAGAGGGCAAACTACCAGCTTGATGTCAAGTTTCAAGAATCCTACCTGAACAAAGTTGTATCCCTCTTACAATGCCAATTATCTGAGGGGCCTGTTTCTGATAAGGATACAAAAGCTGAAGACTTAGAAAGTGGTGTGGCTCAGAATGGGACTGATGCTGATGAGATTGAGGAGGGAGAGCTTCCTGACAGCCATG TTGTATCTGGTGGGGAGCATGTGGATGTGATAATAGGTGCTGCTGTTGCTGATGGAAAAGTGACGCCAAAAGTGCAGTCACTAATTAAAATACTTCTCAAGTACCAGCAGACAGAAGATTTCCGTGCAATCATTTTTGTTGAGCGAGTTGTGTCTGCTTTAGTTCTTCCAAAG GTATTTGCAGAGCTTCCATCTCTAAGTTTTATTAAATGTGCAAGCTTGATAGGTCACAACAATAGTCATGAAATGCGGACATGCCAAATGCAGGACACAATTGCCAAATTCCGGGATGGTCGT GTGACATTGTTAGTTGCTACTAGTGTTGCTGAGGAAGGACTTGATATTCGACAGTGCAATGTTGTCATTCGCTTTGACCTTGCAAAAACTGTCTTGGCATACATTCAGTCTAGGGGCCGTGCTAGAAAGCCTGGGTCTGATTACATCCTGATGGTTGAGAG GGGAAATTTGTCACATGAAGCATTCTTAAGGAATGCTAGGAATAGTGAGGAGATTTTGCGGAAAGAAGCGATAGAGAGAACTGATCTTAGTCATATTAAAGACATTTCGAGGTTAATTTCAGTGGATTCATCTCCGGGGACAGTTTACCAGGTGGAGTCAACTGGTGCAGTTGTAAGCTTAAATTCTTCTGTTGGACTCGTTCATTTCTACTGCTCTCAACTACCCAGTGACAG ATATTCAATACTTCGTCCTGAGTTTATTATGGAGAAGCATGAAAAGCCAGGAGGTCCCACTGAATATTCATGCAAGCTTCAACTGCCCTGTAATGCACCATTTGAGAAACTTGAGGGTCCTGTATGCAGTTCAATGCGCCTAGCACAGCAG GCTGTTTGTTTGGCTGCTTGTAAGAAGCTGCATGAGATGGGAGCATTTACTGACATGCTCTTGCCAGACAAGGGAAGTggggaagaaagagaaaaggttGATCAGAATGATGAAGGAGATCCACTCCCTGGGACAGCTAGGCATAGAGAGTTCTATCCTGAAGGCGTGGCTGATGTTCTTAAG GGAGAATGGATTTTATCTGGAAGAGATGTTTGTAACGACTCAAATTTGCTTCATCTTAATATGTATGCCGTTCAATGTGAAAACTTTGGCTCTTCAAAAGATCCGTTCTTGACTCAAGTTTCAGATTTTGCAGTACTTTTCGGCAATGGGCTGGATGCAGAg GTGTTATCGATGTCGATGGATCTATTTATCGCTCGAACCATGACTACAAAGGCATCGCTTGTCTTAAAGGGGTCAATAGATATGACTGAAAGTCAG TTGGCATCCCTTAAGAGTTTTCATGTGAGATTGATGAGCATTGTACTGGATGTGGATGTTGAACCTTCCACTACTCCTTGGGATCCTGCAAAGGCATATTTGTTTGTCCCCGTGGTTAGCGATAAGTCTGTAGATCCTATGAGAGTAATTGATTGGGATctgattgaaaaaattattaatacaaAGGCATGGAATAATCCCCTTCAAAGAGCTCGACCAGATGTTTATCTTGGTACAAACGAGAGGACACTTGGTGGAGACAGAAGGGAGTATGGGTTTGGAAAATTGCGTCATGGGATGGCTTTTGGACAGAAATCCCATCCCACGTATGGAATCAGAGGAGCTGTGGCACAGTTTGATGTTGTGAAAGCTTCAGGATTGGTTCCTAGTTGGGAGGATGTGGAATTGCCAAAGCATGCAGATTTGACCAAAGGTAAATTGATGATGGCTGATGGTTGTATGAGTGCAGAAGATTTAGTTGGGAGAATTTTAACAGCTGCTCACTCGGGTAAGAGGTTTTATGTGGACTCAGTACGCTATGAGATGACTGCAGAGAATTCTTTCCCAAGGAAAGAAGGCTATCTTGGTCCTCTTGAGTACAGCTCGTATGCTGATTACTATAAGCAAAA GTATGGAGTTGAGCTGATGTATAAGCACCAACCCCTAATTAGAGGACGTGGTGTCTCATATTGTAAGAATCTTCTGTCCCCTCGATTCGAACACAAGGAAG GACATGAAGGCGAAACTGAAGAGAATCTTGACAAAACATACTATGTGTTCCTTCCTCCAGAGCTGTGCTTAGTACACCCACTTCCTGGATCACTTGTTCGTGGTGCCCAGAGATTGCCCTCTATAATGAGGAGGGTTGAAAGCATGTTACTTGCAGTTCAGCTTAAAGATATAATAAACTATCCTGTCCCTGCTTCAAAG ATCTTGGAAGCCTTGACTGCTGCTTCATGCCAGGAGACTTTCTGTTATGAACGAGCAGAGCTTCTGGGAGATGCTTACCTGAAATGGGTTGTTAGTcgatttctttttcttagatACCCGCAGAAACATGAGGGTCAGCTTACTAGGATGAGACAACAAAAGGTGAGTAACATGGTTTTGTATCAGTTTGCATTGGTCAAAGGGCTTCAATCATATATCCAAGCAGACCGCTTTGCTCCATCTCGTTGGGCTGCTCCTGGGGTTCTGCCTGTCTTTGATGAGGATACCAAGGATGGAGAATCATCCTTATTTGATCAGGATGGATCACTTACCGAGACTGAACGTGGGGTGGATCAGTGCATTGATGGATATGAAAATGACGAAATGGAAGATGGTGAGCTTGAGGGTGACTCGAGTTCATATAGAGTCCTCTCCAGCAAGACACTTGCAGATGTTGTCGAAGCACTTATTGGAGTTTATTATGTTGAAGGTGGGAAAATTGCTGCTAATCACCTCATGAAATGGATTGGCATTCAAGTGGAGTTTGATGCCGATGAGATGGAGTGCATGTCAAGGCCATCAAATGTTCCCGAGAGCATACTTAGAAGTATCAACTTTGATTCCTTAGAAGGTGCTTTGAACATTAAGTTTAATGACAAGGGACTTTTGGTGGAAGCTATTACTCATGCTTCACGACCATCTTCTGGAGTAGCCTGCTATCAGCGTTTGGAGTTTGTCGGTGATGCTGTTTTAGATCATCTCATAACAAGGCATTTGTTCTTCACATACACAGATCTTCCCCCGGGGCGCTTGACTGATCTGCGAGCTGCTGCTgtaaacaatgaaaattttgcacGTGTTGCAGTCAAACATAATCTCCATGTGCACCTTCGGCATGGGTCGAGCGCTCTTGAAAAACAG ATTCGGGACTTTGTGAAAGAAGTTCAAGATGAATTGTTAAAGCCAGGATTCAACTCCTTTGGTCTGAGTGACTGTAAAGCTCCAAAAGTTCTTGGTGACATTGTTGAATCCATTGCTGGTGCCATTTTTCTTGACAGTGGACGTGAGACTTCAGTTGTTTGGAAG GTGTTTCAACCTCTCTTGCATCCAATGGTTACCCCAGAGACACTCCCAATGCATCCTGTGCGTGAGCTGCAGGAACGATGCCAGCAACAGGCTGAAGGTCTGGAATACAAAGCAAGTCGAAGTGGAAATGTGGCTACGGTTGAAGTCTTTATTGATGGTGTCCCGATAGGAATTGCTCAGAATCCACAAAAGAAGATGGCACAGAAACTAGCTGCAAGAAACGCGCTTGCTGCTTTGAAAGAGAAGGAAACGGCTGAAGCTAAGGAGAACGATGATGAAAatgggaagaaaaagaagaatgggagCCAAACATTTACGAGACAAACGTTGAATGATATCTGCTTGCGTAGAAATTGGCCCATGCCATTCTATAG GTGTGTGAACGAGGGTGGCCCTGCACATGCAAAGCGGTTTACGTTTGCTGTACGCGTGAATACTACTGATAGAGGCTGGACAGATGAATGTGTGGGAGATCCTATGCCAAGCGTCAAAAAGGCCAAAGATTCTGCTGCTGTTCTTCTATTGGAACTCATAAATAGATTGTACTCATGA